The genomic stretch ACATTGCTGTACGCCACCGTCGCCGACGGGATCAGCACGCCCGCCGGCGTGTAGATGTCCATCACGATCGTCGCCGGCGCCGTACCGTTGTTCTGCGCGATCGTGCTGGTGTTCTCCTTGCTGTTCGGCAGCAGCGCCGGCAGCACCGCCACGTGGTCGAACCCGCGGCCCCGGACGGCCTCCAGCTCCCGGCCCGGCATGCTTCCGGCCGAAGCCGAGACCGCCGGGATCATCGTCAGCGCCCCGAGCGCCAGCCCGAGCGCAATGCGTCGAATCAATCTACGCTCCATAGTGCATCTCCTCATCTCCCGGCAGTGTAGGAATCGCGCAGAAATAGGGTCAACGAATTCTGTCGCCCTTCTCCCCGGGGTCGTGTAAACGGTCTGTAACTTTTGCCGGCCCGTTCCCGGCGCCCTACCCCCACTGGTTCAGCGCCTGGAACACGAGCACGATAGCCGCAGCCCCGCCGACCATCAGCAGCACCAGCCTCGTCCCGTTCACGGCCCACAGTGTCGCACGAAACGCCGCCGCGTGGGAACGCATTCAGTAACCTGCCTGAACAGTTCTTCCGCAGCCACGCCCCGTCGGCCGGGCAGCCTGCTGTACCTCCTTCCGCCCGCCAGCGTCCAGCGCCCCGGGCGTCGGAGAGTCTGCACCGGCGCCGCGTCACCTCCTGACGTCTCCGCAGTCGAACCTCGCGCCGCGCCCGTCAGCGGCTGTTGCCCATCCCCTGCAGCTTCCGCCAGTGATGCTCCGCCCGGATCCGCCGGATCGTCCCCGACCGAGACCGCATCACCAGCGACTCGCTTACCGCGCCCCGCGGCGTAAACTCCACACCGGCCAGCAGTTCACCGCCCGTCACGCCCGTTGCCGCAAAAAAAACGTCGTCGCTCTGCACCAGGTCGTCGATCGTCAGTACCCGCTCCAGGTCGAGGCCAAGCTCCGCGGCCATCCGCCGGTCGTTCTCGTCGCGCGCCCAGAGCCGCCCCTGGAAGTCCCCCTCCAGGCACTTCAGCGCCGCTGCGGCTATCACCCCCTCGGGCGACCCGCCGATCCCCAGCATCACATCCACGCCCGAGCCCGCGATGCCCGCCGAAATCGCCGCCGGCGCATCGCCGTCGGTGATGAACTTGATCCGCGCGCCCGCCGCCCGCACCTGGTCCGCAATCTCCGTGTTCCGGTCCCGGTCGAGGATGATCACCGTCAGCTCCTCCACCGGCATCCCCTTCGCCTTCGCCACCTGCTCCAGGTTCCACTTCACCGGCGCCGAAAGGTCGATGCACCCCTTCGCCTCCGGCCCAACCGCAATCTTCTCCATGTAGAACATGTCCTTCGGGCTGTAGAGCGTCCCCCGCGGCGCACACGCAATCACGCTCACCGCCCCCGGCCGGCCCATCGCCGTCAGCCGCGTCCCTTCCAGCGGGTCAACCGCAACGTCCATCTGCGGGCCCTTGCCGTTCCCGACCCGCTCCCCGTTGTAGAGCATCGGCGCCTGGTCCTTCTCCCCCTCGCCGATCACGATCACGCCGTCCATCGCTACCGTGTCCAGCATCAGCCGCATCGCATCCACCGCCGCCTTGTCAGCGCCGTTCTTGTCGCCGCGGCCCATCCACCGCGCCGCCGCCAGCGCCGCCGCCTCCGTTACGCGCACCATCTCCATCCCAATGTTGCGGTCCGGGATCTGTTCAGCCCTCATGGATTCACCCCCAGCAAGTGTGCTACCGGTTTCAGCGCGTCCGTCACAAACCGGATGTGCTCGTCAAGGTCCACCCCGAGGTCCCGGGCCCCGTTGACCAGGTCCTCCCGCCGCACGCCCCGCGCAAACGCCTTGTCCTTCATCTTCTTTCGAACCGTCGCCGGTTCCACCGACGACAGCGACCGGTCCGGCTTCACCAGCGCGCACGCGATCACAAACCCGCTCAGCTCATCGCACGCATAAATGGCCCGGTCCATCGTCGAACGGTACTCCAGCCCCAGGAATGGCGCGTGGCAGAGAATCGCATAGCGGATATCCTCCGGCACGCCCCTCGCCGCCAGCAGCTTCGAACCCTCCATCGGGTGCAGCTCCTCCGTCGGGTGGATCTCCCAGTCGAAATCGTGCAGCAACCCGACGATCCCCCACTTCTCCTCGTCCTCGTGCAGCAGCCGGGCGTAGGCCTGCATCACCGCTTCAACCGCGATCCCGTGCTTCCGCGTCCGCTCCTCCTGCGTGTAGTCGAGCAAAATCTGCCAGGCGTCTTCCCGGTGCATGCGCGCCTCCCGGGGTGAACTTCGCGGGAATTATCGCCATCTCATCGCCAACGAACCAAACATGACGTCCGCCCGCAGCTATCGCTGGCGCCCATGGCGTCCCCCGCGCGCCAGCTCAACAGCCATCAGCAGCAGGCCGCCAACCTCGTCCCGGTCGAAGTCCGTATCCAGCCACGCGCCGACCCACCCCCGGCGGCCAACGTACGGCGGCCGGAAATACCGGTCCGGCCGGGCCGCGACCAGCGCCGCCTGCACCCCGGGCGGCGCCGCAATCCACACCGCCACCCGGTCATCGTGGTGGCGGTCGGCGAACATGGCGACCTGCCGGCCCCCGCGCACGAACCACGCCGCCTCGCCATGGCTCAGCCGCTCCTCGACATCCTCGAACCCTGCCAGCACGGCGCGAATGCCCGCCAGCCCCTCCTCCGCCGCACGGTCCCTGTCAGTCACTGGCGCCCGCCAGCTCCACCACCGCAAACCCCCGCACGCTCGGCAGGCCCTCTTCGTTGATGATCGCCAGCTCGAGGTCGGCCCGCGTCGCACCATCCTCCGCGTACACCTGCGCCACCCGCCCCACGATGGTGATCGGCCGCCCGACCAGGTCCGGCCTCCGGTGCGCCGCCCGCACCTGCCGGACCCAGCCGCGGCCCCCCAGCCACTCCTCCACCGCCCGGTAGAGCAGCCCCACCTTCAGCGGCCCCGGCACGATCGTCCCCGGCATCCCCTGCGCCCGCGCCGCCGACTCGTCATAAAAGAACGGCGGAAACGCCCACTGCAGCGCGCAGTACCGGATCACCTGCCCCAGCTCCGGCCGGAGCTCGAACGGGCCCAGCTCGTCGCCTTCGCGGACAGACCCCGGCGTCCCGCTCACTCCTCGCCCCCTGCGCCCGATTCCGCCGCCGAATACTGCGTCATCGTCCGCCCGCTCCGCGCCACGAGCCGCCCCTCGGCATCGAAAAACGCCGTCTCCGAGAGCACGTCGATGCTGTAGCCGAACCTCCCGCCGAACCGCTCCCGCACATCCGTCACCCGGTGCACCATCTCCAGCCACTCGCCCATCCGCAGCGGCCGCTCGAACGCCCACTCGTTCGCAATCAGGAGCGAGTTCGGCAGCAGCTCCGGGAAGGGCGGCGCCTCCGACTCCGATTCCAGCCCGGTAATCACGTACCCCGGCACCGGCTCGCCTTCGGCCGGCACCCGCGCCGGCGCGCCGCCGACGTACACCTCGTACGCCCGCCGGTACGCCCGCGGCGTCACCTGCACCCGCCCGAGCCGCGTCTCGCGGCCTACCAGTGCGCGCACCTCATCCGTCAGCAGCGAAGCCTCCGGCATGGCCGAAAGCCTGCACGCGCCGCCCCGCAGCCGTCAACCGCGGCTGCCTCTGCTACGCTGAACCCGGCAGATGATCTACCTCGACCATGCCGCCACCAGCCCCCTCCGGCCCGCCG from Tepidiforma thermophila encodes the following:
- a CDS encoding HD domain-containing protein encodes the protein MHREDAWQILLDYTQEERTRKHGIAVEAVMQAYARLLHEDEEKWGIVGLLHDFDWEIHPTEELHPMEGSKLLAARGVPEDIRYAILCHAPFLGLEYRSTMDRAIYACDELSGFVIACALVKPDRSLSSVEPATVRKKMKDKAFARGVRREDLVNGARDLGVDLDEHIRFVTDALKPVAHLLGVNP
- the glpX gene encoding class II fructose-bisphosphatase, which produces MRAEQIPDRNIGMEMVRVTEAAALAAARWMGRGDKNGADKAAVDAMRLMLDTVAMDGVIVIGEGEKDQAPMLYNGERVGNGKGPQMDVAVDPLEGTRLTAMGRPGAVSVIACAPRGTLYSPKDMFYMEKIAVGPEAKGCIDLSAPVKWNLEQVAKAKGMPVEELTVIILDRDRNTEIADQVRAAGARIKFITDGDAPAAISAGIAGSGVDVMLGIGGSPEGVIAAAALKCLEGDFQGRLWARDENDRRMAAELGLDLERVLTIDDLVQSDDVFFAATGVTGGELLAGVEFTPRGAVSESLVMRSRSGTIRRIRAEHHWRKLQGMGNSR
- a CDS encoding MmcQ/YjbR family DNA-binding protein → MTDRDRAAEEGLAGIRAVLAGFEDVEERLSHGEAAWFVRGGRQVAMFADRHHDDRVAVWIAAPPGVQAALVAARPDRYFRPPYVGRRGWVGAWLDTDFDRDEVGGLLLMAVELARGGRHGRQR